In the genome of Mycteria americana isolate JAX WOST 10 ecotype Jacksonville Zoo and Gardens chromosome 7, USCA_MyAme_1.0, whole genome shotgun sequence, one region contains:
- the LRRC39 gene encoding leucine-rich repeat-containing protein 39 isoform X2 produces the protein MTETAVCIGTFTAVKTLWEVRIHKINEELQKEKEFRQRSAGRLLLVWEERAALAKLKEKVINEDGRAILRIEEEEWKTLPSCLLKLVHLQEWQLHRTSLQKIPQFIGRFHNLLVLDLSRNSIESIPKEIGQLTSLQELLLSYNRIKSVPKEISNCVSLERLELAVNRSICDLPPQLSDLKKLSHIDLCMNQFTTIPSALLNMPNLEWLDMGGNKLQELPDAIDRMENLHTLWLQRNEINSLPETICNMKNLSTLVLSNNKLKDIPACMKDMTNLRFVNFRDNPLELEVTLPPCENTEEEEQQEMFGIEFMHMYIQESLKKTGNLESCTSGPSPIINANE, from the exons ATGACTGAAACTGCAGTTTGCATTGGAACATTCACTGCTGTGAAGACACTTTGGGAAGTGAGAATACACAAGATAAATGaagaattacagaaagaaaaggagttcAGACAGAGGTCTGCAGGAAG GCTACTACTTGTCTGGGAGGAGAGAGCTGCTTTAGCAAAGCtcaaagaaaaagttattaaTGAAGATGGAAGAGCGATTTTAAGGATAGAGGAAGAAGAATGGAAG ACACTACCTTCGTGCTTATTGAAACTAGTCCATCTCCAGGAATGGCAGCTTCACAGGACTAGTTTGCAGAAAATTCCTCAGTTCATTGGAAGATTTCACAATCTTCTTGTTCTGGATCTATCCCGGAACTCAATTGAAAGCATACCTAAAGAAATTG GCCAGCTGACTAGCCTCCAAGAGCTGCTTCTCAGTTACAATAGAATAAAGTCTGTTCCTAAGGAAATAAGTAACTGTGTTAGTCTGGAAAGATTGGAACTGGCTGTCAACAGGAGTATCTGTGATCTTCCTCCTCAG CTCAGTGATTTAAAGAAGCTTTCACACATAGATTTGTGCATGAATCAGTTCACTACCATCCCTTCAGCTCTTCTCAACATGCCGAATCTAGAATGGTTAGATATGGGGGGAAATAAACTCCAGGAGCTTCCTGATGCAATTGACAG AATGGAAAATCTCCACACTTTGTGGCTCCAAAGGAATGAGATAAACTCTTTGCCAGAAACCATTTGTAATATGAAAAATCTTAGTACTCTTGTTCTTAGCAACAACAAACTTAAGGATATTCCAGCTTGTATGAAGGACATGACAAATCTGAG ATTTGTCAACTTCAGAGACAACCCACTGGAGTTAGAGGTAACACTCCCTCCATGTGAGAATACAGAAGAGGAGGAGCAACAGGAAATGTTCGGCATTGAATTCATGCACATGTATATCCAGGAGTCACTCAAGAAAACAG GAAATCTGGAAAGTTGTACTTCTGGTCCTTCTCCTATCATAAATGCTAATGAATAA
- the LRRC39 gene encoding leucine-rich repeat-containing protein 39 isoform X1 translates to MTETAVCIGTFTAVKTLWEVRIHKINEELQKEKEFRQRSAGRLLLVWEERAALAKLKEKVINEDGRAILRIEEEEWKTLPSCLLKLVHLQEWQLHRTSLQKIPQFIGRFHNLLVLDLSRNSIESIPKEIGQLTSLQELLLSYNRIKSVPKEISNCVSLERLELAVNRSICDLPPQSTLLQHCCNEAAIQTCIKSPSFQLSDLKKLSHIDLCMNQFTTIPSALLNMPNLEWLDMGGNKLQELPDAIDRMENLHTLWLQRNEINSLPETICNMKNLSTLVLSNNKLKDIPACMKDMTNLRFVNFRDNPLELEVTLPPCENTEEEEQQEMFGIEFMHMYIQESLKKTGNLESCTSGPSPIINANE, encoded by the exons ATGACTGAAACTGCAGTTTGCATTGGAACATTCACTGCTGTGAAGACACTTTGGGAAGTGAGAATACACAAGATAAATGaagaattacagaaagaaaaggagttcAGACAGAGGTCTGCAGGAAG GCTACTACTTGTCTGGGAGGAGAGAGCTGCTTTAGCAAAGCtcaaagaaaaagttattaaTGAAGATGGAAGAGCGATTTTAAGGATAGAGGAAGAAGAATGGAAG ACACTACCTTCGTGCTTATTGAAACTAGTCCATCTCCAGGAATGGCAGCTTCACAGGACTAGTTTGCAGAAAATTCCTCAGTTCATTGGAAGATTTCACAATCTTCTTGTTCTGGATCTATCCCGGAACTCAATTGAAAGCATACCTAAAGAAATTG GCCAGCTGACTAGCCTCCAAGAGCTGCTTCTCAGTTACAATAGAATAAAGTCTGTTCCTAAGGAAATAAGTAACTGTGTTAGTCTGGAAAGATTGGAACTGGCTGTCAACAGGAGTATCTGTGATCTTCCTCCTCAG tcaacaTTATTACAGCACTGCTGTAATGAAGCAGCTATACAAACTTGCATTAAATCTCCCTCTTTTCAGCTCAGTGATTTAAAGAAGCTTTCACACATAGATTTGTGCATGAATCAGTTCACTACCATCCCTTCAGCTCTTCTCAACATGCCGAATCTAGAATGGTTAGATATGGGGGGAAATAAACTCCAGGAGCTTCCTGATGCAATTGACAG AATGGAAAATCTCCACACTTTGTGGCTCCAAAGGAATGAGATAAACTCTTTGCCAGAAACCATTTGTAATATGAAAAATCTTAGTACTCTTGTTCTTAGCAACAACAAACTTAAGGATATTCCAGCTTGTATGAAGGACATGACAAATCTGAG ATTTGTCAACTTCAGAGACAACCCACTGGAGTTAGAGGTAACACTCCCTCCATGTGAGAATACAGAAGAGGAGGAGCAACAGGAAATGTTCGGCATTGAATTCATGCACATGTATATCCAGGAGTCACTCAAGAAAACAG GAAATCTGGAAAGTTGTACTTCTGGTCCTTCTCCTATCATAAATGCTAATGAATAA
- the TRMT13 gene encoding tRNA:m(4)X modification enzyme TRM13 homolog isoform X2, producing MCLLLGEEEALLQDDPGSREALLRRAWAAGENDRKRIPCPLDPKHTVYEDQLQKHLKKCNSREKPKPVYFVQDINAGVKDVAEIPEKQVPISSLSKEELDNLIIKLKKASNGLELHLKEQILSHQALQEALNDPKNGESAFKHLKQQASILGNMEKLHLLGPGRCFVEFGAGRGKLSHWVDVALQNVENVQFLLVERATTRFKVDGKHKRRDSVFERLQVDIQHLCLNKVPILEEKKLPVVGIGKHLCGAATDLALRCLVESYTTCCDGENEEPAPKRSRNHKTEVASNNSADNETNKDDCKPVAGIVIALCCHHKCDWTHYVGREFFKSVGLGPVEFHYFQRMSSWATCGMRETTTKASTSEDPTNDTEEHEQTFSKTESGSDTLQGILTVEERKEIGCLCKLLIDHGRIEYLQQRGYKAALQYYTEFAVSLENVLLTAVPSPSLIPESTT from the exons ATGTGCCTACTTCTTGGAGAGGAAGAAGCGCTTCTGCAAGATGATCCCGGCTCCCGGGAGGCGCTTTTGCGGAGAGCATGGGCAGCAGGAG aaaatgacagaaaaagaattCCGTGTCCTCTTGATCCAAAACA CACTGTATATGAAGACCAactacaaaaacatttaaaaaaatgtaattcaagaGAGAAGCCAAAGCCA gtgTACTTTGTTCAAGATATTAATGCAGGTGTAAAAGATGTagcagaaataccagaaaaaCAA gtaCCCATCTCCTCTCTATCCAAAGAAGAGCTGGATAACTTAATTATCAAGTTGAAAAAAGCAAGTAATG GTCTGGAACTTCACCTTAAGGAACAAATACTGTCCCATCAGGCTTTACAAGAAGCCCTAAATGACCCAAAGAATGGGGAATCCGCTTTCAAACACTTGAAACAACAG GCTTCTATTTTAGGTAACATGGAAAAACTACATTTACTTGGTCCAGGAAGATGTTTTGTTGAGTTTGGAGCTGGGCGAGGAAAGCTGTCTCATTGGGTTGATGTTGCCTTACAGAATGTTGAAAATGTTCAGTTTTTGCTTGTGGAAAGGGCAACTACAAGATTCAAG GTGGATGGAAAACATAAAAGGAGAGATTCTGTATTTGAAAGGCTTCAAGTTGATATTCAGCACTTATGTTTAA ATAAGGTACCtattctggaggagaaaaaactACCAGTGGTAGGAATTGGGAAGCATTTGTGTGGTGCTGCGACAG atCTTGCTTTGAGATGCTTGGTTGAAAGTTACACAACTTGCTgtgatggagaaaatgaagagCCTGCACCAAAACGCTCTAGGAATCATAAGACAGAGGTGGCTTCTAATAATTCTGCTGATAATGAAACCAACAAAGATGACTGTAAGCCTGTAGCTGGAATTGTTATTGCACTGTGCTGCCATCACAAGTGTGACTGGACACATTATGTAGGCAGAGAGTTCTTTAAATCAGTAGGACTTGGACCAgtagaatttcattattttcagagaaTGAGTAGCTGGGCCACTTGTGGCATGCGAGAAACCACAACCAAAGCCTCTACAAGTGAAGATCCAACTAATGACACAGAAGAACATGAGCAAACATTCAGCAAGACAGAGAGTGGTTCTGATACTTTACAGgg GATACTTACTGTTGAAGAACGAAAGGAGATAGGTTGCCTCTGTAAACTGCTGATTGATCATGGACGGATTGAATATTTACAACAACGAGGATACAAGGCTGCACTACAGTATTATACAGAGTTTGCTGTGTCCTTGGAGAACGTCCTGTTGACAGCTGTCCCAAGTCCATCTTTGATACCAGAGTCAACTACATGA
- the SASS6 gene encoding spindle assembly abnormal protein 6 homolog, with translation MAAESMFNRPVCVQVRCQGCEERRLNVRVNIELLSISNPVQKKDLAVRLTDDTDPFFLYKLVISEEDFQSLKSQQGLLVDFSAFPQKFIDLLQQCIQEQNKDIPRFLLQLVSSASVLDRAPVSLNVVETNPFKHLTHLSLKFLPGNDAEIKKFLASCLKCLKEDKMMLEEKLRKTEEDLTRQLSYTQQSLSEKSQELDKLKNEWTSYTTALTNKHTQELTNEKERALQAQAQYQQQHEQQKKELENLHQKSIQQLQNRLSELEVINKDLTERRYKGDSTVRELKAKLSGIEDECQRAKQEVLSLRRENTTLDAECHEKEKLINQLQTRVAVLEQEIKDKDQLVMRTKEVLDATQEQKAILEESTEKKQSHIEKLETTIKSLSAELLKANEIIKKLQGDLRTLMSKLKLKNTVTIQQEKLLAEKEERLQKEQRELQEMGQSLRMKEQEVCKLQEQLETTIQKLEESKQLLKTNENVITWLNKQLNEIQMAKKLETSASTHGGVRTAISPHGMPDRPSFPSSGINHPISPLYAFQNFPEPAHNKNANSQCPVPKIQFNNTQLSKMNRCSDVQTVTATSHPANKENGDNLGLESKYFKKKDDSIPLRGLSQNTLNAEYLKPYLSTKAQSSPKAAVMPASAYFPG, from the exons ATGGCGGCGGAGAGTATGTTCAACCGGCCGGTGTGTGTGCAAGTGAGGTGCCAGGGCTGCGAGGAGAG GAGATTAAATGTTCGAGTGAATATTGAGCTACTGTCAATTTCTAATCCTGTTCAAAAAAAG GATTTAGCTGTTCGATTGACTGATGATACtgatccttttttcctttataaacttGTCATATCTGAGGAAGATTTTCAAAG TTTAAAATCCCAGCAAGGTCTCTTGGTAGACTTCTCTGCTTTCCCACAAAAATTTATAGATCTGCTTCAGCAATGCATTCAGGAACAGAACAAAGATATCCCAAG gTTTTTGTTGCAGTTAGTTTCTTCAGCATCTGTTCTAGATCGTGCACCTGTCTCTCTAAATGTAGTGGAGACCAACCCTTTTAAACATCTTACCCATCTCTCTCTAAAATTCCTACCAGGAAATGATGCAGAAATAAAGAAGTTTCTAGCCAGCTGTTTGAAATGCCTTAAG GAAGACAAAATGATGTTGgaagaaaagcttagaaaaaCTGAAGAGGATCTTACCAGACAACTGAGCTACACTCAACAG AGCTTGTCAGAGAAGAGCCAAGAACTagacaaactgaaaaatgaatggaCATCATATACTACAGCTctaacaaacaaacacacacaggaGCTGACAAATGAAAAGGAGAGAGCTCTCCAG GCACAAGCTCAGTACCAACAACAGcatgaacaacagaaaaaggaattagaaaattTGCATCAGAAAAGTATTCAACAGTTGCAGAACAGACTCTCAGAACTTGAGGTCATCAATAAAGATCTAACAGAAAGGAGATACAAAGGAGACTCCACAGTCAGAGAactgaaagcaaagctttctggAATAGAAGAT GAATGTcaaagagcaaagcaggaggtgcTGTCACTGCGTCGGGAGAACACTACTCTGGATGCTGAATgtcatgaaaaagagaaactcaTTAATCAGCTACAGACACGGGTTGCTGTTCTGGAACAAGAGATCAAAGATAAAGATCAGCTAGTTATGAGAACAAAAGAAGTATTAGATGCGACACAAGAACAAAAG gcGATACTGGAAGAGAgtacagagaaaaaacaaagtcaTATTGAAAAACTAGAGACAACAATTAAGTCGCTGTCAGCTGAACTTCTTAAG gctaaTGAAATTATCAAGAAGTTACAAGGAGATTTGAGAACTCTAATGagtaaattaaaattgaaaaataccGTAACAATTCAGCAGGAAAAACTAttggcagaaaaagaagagagacttcAAAAAGAGCAGAGAGAATTGCAGGAGATGGGACAATCTCTTCGAATGAAAGAGCAGGAG GTTTGCAAGCTACAAGAACAGCTAGAAACTACGATACAAAAACTAGAAGAAAGTAAGCAGTTACTGAAAACCAATGAAAATG taATCACATGGTTAAACAAACAGCTGAATGAAATTCAGATGGCAAAGAAGCTAGAGACTTCTGCCAGTACACATGGTGGTGTTAGGACTGCCATTTCACCTCATGGCATG CCTGACCGACCATCCTTTCCTAGCTCAGGAATCAATCATCCCATTTCTCCTCTGTATGCCTTCCAGAACTTTCCAGAACCAGCACACAACAAAAATGCCAATTCACAATGTCCAGTACCAAAG ATTCAGTTTAACAACACACAGCTTTCTAAAATGAATCGATGTTCAGATGTTCAGACAGTGACTGCAACTAGTCATCCAGCAAATAAGGAGAA tgGTGATAATTTGGGGCTGGAATcaaagtatttcaagaaaaaagatgACAGCATTCCTTTACGAGGGCTTAGTCAAAATACACTTAATGCAG AGTATCTGAAACCGTACTTATCAACAAAAGCCCAATCATCACCAAAAGCTGCAGTAATGCCAGCCTCAGCTTATTTTCCCGGATAG
- the TRMT13 gene encoding tRNA:m(4)X modification enzyme TRM13 homolog isoform X1 encodes MAAQQKELGCGSPVPGRCAYFLERKKRFCKMIPAPGRRFCGEHGQQEEENDRKRIPCPLDPKHTVYEDQLQKHLKKCNSREKPKPVYFVQDINAGVKDVAEIPEKQVPISSLSKEELDNLIIKLKKASNGLELHLKEQILSHQALQEALNDPKNGESAFKHLKQQASILGNMEKLHLLGPGRCFVEFGAGRGKLSHWVDVALQNVENVQFLLVERATTRFKVDGKHKRRDSVFERLQVDIQHLCLNKVPILEEKKLPVVGIGKHLCGAATDLALRCLVESYTTCCDGENEEPAPKRSRNHKTEVASNNSADNETNKDDCKPVAGIVIALCCHHKCDWTHYVGREFFKSVGLGPVEFHYFQRMSSWATCGMRETTTKASTSEDPTNDTEEHEQTFSKTESGSDTLQGILTVEERKEIGCLCKLLIDHGRIEYLQQRGYKAALQYYTEFAVSLENVLLTAVPSPSLIPESTT; translated from the exons atGGCGGCACAGCAGAAGGAGTTGGGCTGCGGCTCCCCGGTTCCAGGGCGATGTGCCTACTTCTTGGAGAGGAAGAAGCGCTTCTGCAAGATGATCCCGGCTCCCGGGAGGCGCTTTTGCGGAGAGCATGGGCAGCAGGAG gaagaaaatgacagaaaaagaattCCGTGTCCTCTTGATCCAAAACA CACTGTATATGAAGACCAactacaaaaacatttaaaaaaatgtaattcaagaGAGAAGCCAAAGCCA gtgTACTTTGTTCAAGATATTAATGCAGGTGTAAAAGATGTagcagaaataccagaaaaaCAA gtaCCCATCTCCTCTCTATCCAAAGAAGAGCTGGATAACTTAATTATCAAGTTGAAAAAAGCAAGTAATG GTCTGGAACTTCACCTTAAGGAACAAATACTGTCCCATCAGGCTTTACAAGAAGCCCTAAATGACCCAAAGAATGGGGAATCCGCTTTCAAACACTTGAAACAACAG GCTTCTATTTTAGGTAACATGGAAAAACTACATTTACTTGGTCCAGGAAGATGTTTTGTTGAGTTTGGAGCTGGGCGAGGAAAGCTGTCTCATTGGGTTGATGTTGCCTTACAGAATGTTGAAAATGTTCAGTTTTTGCTTGTGGAAAGGGCAACTACAAGATTCAAG GTGGATGGAAAACATAAAAGGAGAGATTCTGTATTTGAAAGGCTTCAAGTTGATATTCAGCACTTATGTTTAA ATAAGGTACCtattctggaggagaaaaaactACCAGTGGTAGGAATTGGGAAGCATTTGTGTGGTGCTGCGACAG atCTTGCTTTGAGATGCTTGGTTGAAAGTTACACAACTTGCTgtgatggagaaaatgaagagCCTGCACCAAAACGCTCTAGGAATCATAAGACAGAGGTGGCTTCTAATAATTCTGCTGATAATGAAACCAACAAAGATGACTGTAAGCCTGTAGCTGGAATTGTTATTGCACTGTGCTGCCATCACAAGTGTGACTGGACACATTATGTAGGCAGAGAGTTCTTTAAATCAGTAGGACTTGGACCAgtagaatttcattattttcagagaaTGAGTAGCTGGGCCACTTGTGGCATGCGAGAAACCACAACCAAAGCCTCTACAAGTGAAGATCCAACTAATGACACAGAAGAACATGAGCAAACATTCAGCAAGACAGAGAGTGGTTCTGATACTTTACAGgg GATACTTACTGTTGAAGAACGAAAGGAGATAGGTTGCCTCTGTAAACTGCTGATTGATCATGGACGGATTGAATATTTACAACAACGAGGATACAAGGCTGCACTACAGTATTATACAGAGTTTGCTGTGTCCTTGGAGAACGTCCTGTTGACAGCTGTCCCAAGTCCATCTTTGATACCAGAGTCAACTACATGA
- the TRMT13 gene encoding tRNA:m(4)X modification enzyme TRM13 homolog isoform X3, which produces MAAQQKELGCGSPVPGRCAYFLERKKRFCKMIPAPGRRFCGEHGQQEVYFVQDINAGVKDVAEIPEKQVPISSLSKEELDNLIIKLKKASNGLELHLKEQILSHQALQEALNDPKNGESAFKHLKQQASILGNMEKLHLLGPGRCFVEFGAGRGKLSHWVDVALQNVENVQFLLVERATTRFKVDGKHKRRDSVFERLQVDIQHLCLNKVPILEEKKLPVVGIGKHLCGAATDLALRCLVESYTTCCDGENEEPAPKRSRNHKTEVASNNSADNETNKDDCKPVAGIVIALCCHHKCDWTHYVGREFFKSVGLGPVEFHYFQRMSSWATCGMRETTTKASTSEDPTNDTEEHEQTFSKTESGSDTLQGILTVEERKEIGCLCKLLIDHGRIEYLQQRGYKAALQYYTEFAVSLENVLLTAVPSPSLIPESTT; this is translated from the exons atGGCGGCACAGCAGAAGGAGTTGGGCTGCGGCTCCCCGGTTCCAGGGCGATGTGCCTACTTCTTGGAGAGGAAGAAGCGCTTCTGCAAGATGATCCCGGCTCCCGGGAGGCGCTTTTGCGGAGAGCATGGGCAGCAGGAG gtgTACTTTGTTCAAGATATTAATGCAGGTGTAAAAGATGTagcagaaataccagaaaaaCAA gtaCCCATCTCCTCTCTATCCAAAGAAGAGCTGGATAACTTAATTATCAAGTTGAAAAAAGCAAGTAATG GTCTGGAACTTCACCTTAAGGAACAAATACTGTCCCATCAGGCTTTACAAGAAGCCCTAAATGACCCAAAGAATGGGGAATCCGCTTTCAAACACTTGAAACAACAG GCTTCTATTTTAGGTAACATGGAAAAACTACATTTACTTGGTCCAGGAAGATGTTTTGTTGAGTTTGGAGCTGGGCGAGGAAAGCTGTCTCATTGGGTTGATGTTGCCTTACAGAATGTTGAAAATGTTCAGTTTTTGCTTGTGGAAAGGGCAACTACAAGATTCAAG GTGGATGGAAAACATAAAAGGAGAGATTCTGTATTTGAAAGGCTTCAAGTTGATATTCAGCACTTATGTTTAA ATAAGGTACCtattctggaggagaaaaaactACCAGTGGTAGGAATTGGGAAGCATTTGTGTGGTGCTGCGACAG atCTTGCTTTGAGATGCTTGGTTGAAAGTTACACAACTTGCTgtgatggagaaaatgaagagCCTGCACCAAAACGCTCTAGGAATCATAAGACAGAGGTGGCTTCTAATAATTCTGCTGATAATGAAACCAACAAAGATGACTGTAAGCCTGTAGCTGGAATTGTTATTGCACTGTGCTGCCATCACAAGTGTGACTGGACACATTATGTAGGCAGAGAGTTCTTTAAATCAGTAGGACTTGGACCAgtagaatttcattattttcagagaaTGAGTAGCTGGGCCACTTGTGGCATGCGAGAAACCACAACCAAAGCCTCTACAAGTGAAGATCCAACTAATGACACAGAAGAACATGAGCAAACATTCAGCAAGACAGAGAGTGGTTCTGATACTTTACAGgg GATACTTACTGTTGAAGAACGAAAGGAGATAGGTTGCCTCTGTAAACTGCTGATTGATCATGGACGGATTGAATATTTACAACAACGAGGATACAAGGCTGCACTACAGTATTATACAGAGTTTGCTGTGTCCTTGGAGAACGTCCTGTTGACAGCTGTCCCAAGTCCATCTTTGATACCAGAGTCAACTACATGA